Proteins encoded together in one Centropristis striata isolate RG_2023a ecotype Rhode Island chromosome 6, C.striata_1.0, whole genome shotgun sequence window:
- the dusp6 gene encoding dual specificity protein phosphatase 6, translated as MLDKLKPVIQLDSVMAISKTVGWLREQLETRRDGLLVMDCRAQELYESSHVDTAINVAIPSLMLRRLKKGNLPVRSLLSDGEDREKFVRRCKTDTIVLYDEYSREWNENVDGGSVLGLLLRRMKDEGYKAYYLEGGFSKFQAEHPGLCETNLDGSSTTSSPTAQVLGLGGLRISSDSSDIESDIDRDPSSATDSDGSPLSNPQPSFPVEILPHLYLGCAKDSTNLDVLEEYGIKYILNVTPNLPNLFENAGEFKYKQIPISDHWSQNLSQFFPEAISFIDEARGQKCGVLVHCLAGISRSVTVTVAYLMQKLNLSMNDAYDIVKMKKSNISPNFNFMGQLLDFERTLGLKSPCDNRIAPPTQQLYFTTPTNHNVFQLDPLEST; from the exons ATGCTTGACAAGCTCAAGCCCGTCATCCAGCTCGACTCCGTAATGGCGATCAGCAAGACGGTGGGCTGGCTCCGGGAGCAGCTGGAGACGCGCAGGGACGGCCTGCTTGTGATGGACTGCCGGGCCCAGGAGCTGTACGAGTCGTCGCACGTCGACACGGCCATCAACGTGGCCATCCCCAGCCTCATGCTCCGCCGGCTCAAGAAGGGCAACCTGCCCGTGCGGTCGCTGCTCTCCGACGGGGAGGACCGGGAGAAGTTCGTGCGTCGGTGCAAGACGGACACCATAGTGCTGTACGACGAGTACAGCCGGGAGTGGAACGAGAACGTGGACGGCGGCTCGGTGCTGGGTCTGCTGCTCCGGAGGATGAAGGACGAAGGCTACAAGGCCTATTATCTGGAGG GTGGTTTCAGTAAATTCCAGGCCGAGCATCCAGGTCTGTGTGAGACCAACCTGGAcggctcctccaccaccagctcCCCCACCGCCCAGGTGCTGGGCCTCGGCGGGCTGCGGATCAGCTCCGACTCGTCGGACATCGAGTCCGACATCGACCGGGACCCGAGCAGCGCCACGGACTCTGACGGCAGCCCCCTATCCAACCCGCAGCCCTCCTTCCCCGTGGAGATCCTGCCGCACCTCTACCTGGGCTGCGCCAAGGACTCCACCAACCTGGACGTGCTGGAGGAGTACGGGATCAAGTACATCCTCAACGTGACTCCCAACCTGCCCAACCTCTTCGAGAACGCAGGGGAGTTTAAGTACAAGCAGATCCCCATCTCGGATCACTGGAGCCAGAATCTCTCTCAGTTCTTCCCCGAGGCTATCAGCTTCATTG ATGAAGCTCGGGGTCAGAAGTGCGGCGTCCTGGTCCACTGCCTGGCCGGCATTAGCCGCTCGGTGACGGTAACGGTGGCGTACCTGATGCAGAAGCTCAACCTGTCCATGAACGACGCCTACGACATCGTCAAGATGAAGAAGTCCAACATCTCGCCCAACTTCAACTTCATGGGCCAGCTCCTGGACTTTGAGCGCACGCTGGGCCTGAAGAGCCCGTGCGACAACCGCATCGCGCCGCCGACTCAGCAGCTCTACTTCACCACGCCGACCAACCACAACGTCTTCCAGTTggaccctctggagtccacgtgA